A region of Methyloversatilis discipulorum DNA encodes the following proteins:
- a CDS encoding alpha/beta fold hydrolase: MNDVLAARHYGTQGPRVALVHGWGWDGRLLAPLAQALGAHCRVVQPDLPGYGLNVGQRCDGFDHGVDQLARAVPDAEVLVGWSLGGLLAVAWAARAPVRRLALVGASPRFMQAADWPHGMTEERFDAFAEGLEHDPRRTRTRFAALAALGDSDARGVRGAMAALMDDLPPAAPALSQGLDWLREQDLRDTLRSLPIPLCCLHGEQDHVVDMGAAAKEAAERWIPVPGAAHLPWRHHELSDLCAWVCADD; this comes from the coding sequence ATGAATGACGTGCTGGCCGCCCGTCATTACGGCACGCAGGGGCCGCGCGTCGCACTGGTGCACGGCTGGGGCTGGGACGGCCGCCTGCTCGCGCCGCTGGCGCAGGCGCTGGGCGCGCATTGCCGCGTCGTCCAGCCCGATCTGCCCGGCTACGGATTGAACGTCGGCCAGCGCTGCGACGGTTTCGACCACGGCGTCGATCAGCTCGCACGGGCGGTACCCGACGCCGAGGTGCTGGTCGGCTGGTCGCTGGGCGGCCTGCTGGCGGTCGCCTGGGCGGCGCGCGCACCGGTGCGGCGCTTGGCGCTGGTTGGTGCGTCGCCGCGCTTCATGCAGGCGGCCGACTGGCCTCATGGCATGACCGAAGAGCGTTTCGATGCCTTTGCCGAAGGCCTTGAGCACGACCCGCGGCGCACGCGCACTCGCTTTGCCGCGCTGGCGGCGCTCGGCGACAGTGATGCACGCGGCGTGCGGGGCGCGATGGCAGCGTTGATGGACGACCTGCCGCCGGCCGCTCCGGCGTTGAGTCAGGGGCTGGACTGGTTGCGCGAACAGGATCTCCGCGACACCTTGCGCTCGCTTCCGATACCTCTGTGCTGCCTGCACGGCGAGCAGGACCACGTGGTCGATATGGGTGCCGCGGCCAAAGAGGCCGCTGAGCGCTGGATTCCGGTGCCGGGCGCGGCGCATCTGCCCTGGCGGCATCACGAGCTTTCCGATCTGTGTGCGTGGGTGTGCGCCGATGACTGA
- the bioC gene encoding malonyl-ACP O-methyltransferase BioC yields the protein MTERAAIRSSFSRAATRYASAAGLQRVVCDRLLELLPDRSARLVLDLGCGTGFASAGLQARFPQATHCAVDFSLGMLRAHEQGDGVARVCADAHRLPLASASADVVLSSLMLQWCDLPVALAECRRVLHDGGHMCFSTVLHGTLAEIDEAFAGLDAYRHTVSFPAPEVLAAALTDNGFAVDLMRCEAHVEYFADARGLLQSNRDIGASHVPDGARRALLGRAALRQVCNRLEARREARGVPLTYQLAWVVARASSGDRS from the coding sequence ATGACTGAGCGCGCGGCGATAAGGTCCTCGTTTTCGCGGGCCGCGACGCGCTATGCCTCGGCGGCCGGGCTGCAACGCGTGGTGTGCGATCGTCTGCTCGAACTGCTGCCGGACAGATCCGCCCGGCTGGTGCTCGATCTCGGCTGTGGGACCGGCTTCGCATCGGCCGGCTTGCAGGCGCGCTTTCCCCAGGCGACGCATTGCGCGGTCGATTTCTCGTTGGGCATGTTGCGCGCCCACGAACAGGGCGACGGAGTGGCGCGCGTCTGCGCCGATGCGCACCGCCTGCCGCTTGCCTCGGCCAGCGCGGACGTCGTGCTCTCCAGCCTGATGCTGCAGTGGTGCGATCTGCCGGTCGCGCTGGCGGAGTGTCGGCGCGTCCTCCACGATGGCGGCCATATGTGCTTCAGCACTGTTCTCCACGGCACGCTCGCCGAGATCGACGAGGCATTCGCCGGTCTGGATGCGTATCGTCACACCGTGTCATTCCCTGCGCCCGAGGTGCTGGCTGCCGCACTGACCGACAACGGCTTCGCAGTGGACCTGATGCGCTGCGAAGCGCATGTCGAGTACTTTGCCGATGCGCGTGGACTGCTGCAGTCGAATCGCGACATCGGTGCGTCGCACGTACCGGACGGCGCGCGCCGTGCGCTGCTCGGCCGCGCCGCATTGCGGCAGGTGTGTAATCGCTTGGAGGCACGGCGCGAAGCGCGTGGCGTGCCGCTGACCTATCAACTGGCCTGGGTGGTCGCTCGAGCGTCCTCGGGCGACCGGAGCTGA
- a CDS encoding dihydrolipoyl dehydrogenase, translated as MKEVIVDVAVIGAGTAGLAAYRAAIAGGKSAVIIEGGPYGTTCARVGCMPSKLLIAAAEAAHVTEKWDAFGIRLEGSVRIDGRAVMERVRSERDRFVGFVVRGVDNIPAEHKLRGYAKFIDDRSLQVDEHTVVTFGRAVIATGSSPAVPPMLKPAGKRLIVNDDVFDWTDLPESVAVFGPGVIGLEIGQALHRLGVRVEVFGRGHFVGPFSDPALKAYATNAFADEFALHADAKVVSVEERPDGVRIVQEMQNDRVVTKDFQWVIAATGRTPNVKNLGLENTSVTLGANGVPEFDRTTMQCGRTPIFIAGDANNDLPLLHEAADEGRIAGENAARFPDVQPGLRREPIAVVFSDPQLATVGKRYADLAPDSFVTGEVSFEDQGRSRVMLRNKGLLHVYADKASGRLLGCEMMGPDVEHLAHLLAWAMQSGMTVQRALEMPFYHPVVEEGLRTALRDAAAKLTAA; from the coding sequence ATGAAAGAAGTGATCGTGGATGTTGCGGTGATCGGCGCCGGCACGGCCGGCCTCGCCGCCTACCGCGCCGCCATCGCCGGCGGCAAGTCGGCCGTCATCATCGAGGGCGGCCCTTACGGTACCACCTGCGCCCGCGTCGGCTGCATGCCGAGCAAGCTGCTGATCGCCGCGGCGGAGGCGGCGCATGTGACCGAAAAGTGGGACGCCTTCGGCATCCGCCTCGAAGGTTCGGTGCGCATCGATGGCCGCGCCGTGATGGAGCGCGTGCGCAGCGAGCGCGACCGCTTCGTCGGTTTCGTCGTGCGCGGCGTCGACAACATTCCGGCCGAGCACAAGCTGCGCGGCTACGCCAAGTTCATCGACGACCGCAGCCTGCAGGTCGATGAACACACGGTGGTCACCTTCGGCCGCGCCGTCATCGCGACCGGCTCGTCGCCAGCGGTGCCGCCGATGCTGAAGCCGGCCGGCAAGCGCCTGATCGTGAATGACGACGTGTTCGACTGGACCGATCTGCCGGAATCGGTGGCGGTGTTCGGCCCGGGCGTGATCGGCCTCGAGATCGGGCAGGCATTGCACCGTCTTGGCGTGCGCGTCGAGGTGTTCGGCCGCGGCCACTTCGTCGGCCCGTTCTCAGATCCGGCGCTGAAGGCCTACGCGACCAATGCGTTTGCGGACGAGTTTGCGCTGCATGCCGACGCCAAGGTGGTGTCGGTCGAAGAGCGACCGGACGGCGTGCGCATCGTGCAGGAAATGCAGAACGACCGCGTCGTGACCAAGGACTTCCAGTGGGTGATCGCCGCCACCGGCCGCACGCCCAATGTGAAGAACCTCGGGCTGGAGAACACGTCGGTGACGCTGGGTGCCAATGGCGTGCCGGAGTTCGATCGCACGACGATGCAGTGTGGCCGCACGCCCATCTTCATCGCCGGCGACGCCAACAACGATCTGCCGCTGCTGCACGAAGCGGCCGACGAGGGCAGGATCGCCGGCGAGAACGCGGCGCGCTTCCCCGATGTGCAGCCCGGTCTGCGTCGCGAGCCGATCGCGGTGGTGTTTTCCGATCCGCAGTTGGCGACGGTTGGCAAGCGCTACGCCGATCTGGCGCCGGACAGCTTCGTCACCGGCGAGGTGTCGTTCGAGGACCAGGGGCGCTCGCGCGTCATGCTGCGCAACAAGGGTCTGCTGCATGTCTACGCGGACAAGGCCAGCGGTCGCCTGCTCGGCTGCGAAATGATGGGTCCGGACGTCGAGCACCTGGCGCATCTGCTGGCCTGGGCCATGCAGTCCGGCATGACGGTGCAGCGCGCGCTCGAGATGCCCTTCTATCACCCCGTGGTGGAAGAGGGACTGCGTACTGCACTGCGCGACGCGGCGGCAAAGCTCACCGCAGCGTGA
- the bioF gene encoding 8-amino-7-oxononanoate synthase: MSATDFRARLEALAADDLLRTRVVLDAPCGPEAVVDGRRLISFAGNDYLGLANHPEIVDAFREGTARWGAGAGASHLVSGHQRPHEELEVALARFIGLPRALYFSTGYMANLAVIPALAGRGDTVIADRLNHASLVDAALLSRATVRRYPHGEVAAVARALEAVDGRKVVVTDGVFSMDGDIAPLPELLALCERHDALLVVDDAHGFGVLGEQGRGVLSHFGIASPRVIYVGTLGKAAGVAGAFVAGDADAIEWLMQTGRSYRYTTAAPAATACAVLASLRLIEAGDERRARLAEHRLRMRQTLATCRWPLMPSDTAIQPVRVGGNSEVLALSARLQERDLWVPAIRPPTVPAGSARLRVSLSAAHEVAHIDALCAALNEVGHE, translated from the coding sequence ATGAGCGCCACCGATTTTCGTGCCCGCCTCGAAGCACTGGCGGCGGACGATCTGCTGCGCACCCGCGTCGTGCTGGACGCGCCCTGCGGCCCCGAGGCGGTGGTCGATGGCCGGCGTCTGATTTCGTTTGCCGGCAACGACTATCTCGGACTCGCCAACCATCCTGAAATCGTCGACGCCTTCCGCGAAGGCACTGCACGCTGGGGCGCCGGCGCCGGCGCGTCGCACCTGGTCAGCGGTCACCAGCGGCCGCACGAGGAACTGGAGGTCGCGCTGGCTCGTTTCATCGGATTGCCGCGCGCGCTCTATTTCTCGACCGGCTACATGGCCAACCTCGCAGTGATCCCGGCGCTTGCCGGGCGCGGCGACACGGTGATCGCCGACCGGCTGAACCACGCCTCGCTGGTCGACGCCGCATTGCTGTCGCGCGCCACGGTGCGTCGCTATCCGCATGGCGAGGTCGCCGCGGTCGCGCGCGCGCTCGAGGCAGTGGACGGGCGCAAGGTCGTCGTCACCGACGGCGTGTTCAGCATGGATGGCGACATCGCGCCGCTGCCCGAACTGCTGGCGCTGTGCGAGCGCCACGATGCACTGCTGGTGGTCGACGACGCGCACGGTTTCGGCGTGCTGGGAGAGCAAGGGCGCGGCGTGTTGTCGCACTTCGGCATCGCGTCGCCGCGCGTGATCTACGTCGGTACGCTGGGCAAGGCGGCCGGTGTGGCCGGCGCCTTCGTCGCCGGCGACGCGGACGCGATCGAATGGCTGATGCAGACCGGCCGCAGCTACCGCTACACCACCGCAGCGCCTGCGGCGACCGCCTGCGCGGTGCTGGCGAGCCTGCGCTTGATCGAGGCGGGCGACGAGCGGCGGGCGCGTCTGGCGGAACACCGCCTGCGCATGCGACAGACGCTCGCCACATGCAGATGGCCGTTGATGCCGTCCGACACGGCAATCCAGCCGGTGCGGGTGGGCGGCAATTCCGAGGTGCTGGCGCTGTCGGCGCGGCTGCAAGAGCGAGATCTGTGGGTGCCGGCCATCCGGCCGCCGACGGTGCCTGCCGGCAGTGCCCGCTTGCGTGTGTCGCTCAGCGCGGCGCATGAGGTCGCACACATCGACGCGCTGTGCGCTGCGCTGAACGAGGTCGGTCATGAATGA
- a CDS encoding glutathione peroxidase, with protein sequence MSLQNHEGKRVPNVTFRVRENNEWKNVTTDDLFKGKTVVVFSLPGAFTPTCSSTHLPRYNELAPAFKANGVDDILCVSVNDTFVMNEWAKDQESDNVTLVPDGNGEFTEGMGMLVDKADLGFGKRSWRYSMLVKDGVVSKMFVEPQEPGDPFKVSDADTMLNYINPNAKKPDQVAILTREGCGFCAKAKALLAEKGYHYAEINLPHTERSRALGAIVGAKTVPQVFINGQHIGGWEDLEKWAAAK encoded by the coding sequence ATGAGTCTGCAGAACCACGAAGGCAAGCGCGTCCCCAACGTCACTTTCCGCGTCCGCGAAAACAACGAATGGAAGAACGTCACCACCGACGATCTGTTCAAGGGCAAGACCGTGGTGGTGTTCTCGCTGCCCGGCGCCTTCACGCCGACCTGCTCGTCGACCCACCTGCCGCGCTACAACGAACTGGCGCCGGCGTTCAAGGCCAACGGCGTCGATGACATCCTGTGCGTATCGGTCAATGACACCTTCGTCATGAACGAATGGGCCAAGGACCAGGAATCCGACAATGTGACCCTGGTGCCTGACGGCAACGGCGAATTCACCGAAGGTATGGGCATGCTGGTCGACAAGGCGGACCTCGGCTTCGGCAAGCGCAGCTGGCGCTATTCGATGCTGGTGAAGGACGGTGTGGTGAGCAAGATGTTCGTCGAGCCGCAGGAACCGGGCGACCCGTTCAAGGTGTCCGATGCGGACACGATGCTGAACTACATCAACCCGAACGCGAAGAAGCCGGATCAGGTCGCCATCCTGACCCGCGAGGGTTGCGGCTTCTGCGCCAAGGCCAAGGCGCTGCTGGCGGAGAAGGGCTACCACTACGCCGAGATCAACCTGCCGCACACCGAGCGTTCGCGTGCCCTGGGGGCCATCGTCGGCGCGAAGACCGTGCCTCAGGTGTTCATCAACGGCCAGCACATCGGCGGTTGGGAAGATCTGGAGAAGTGGGCGGCGGCGAAGTAA
- the bioD gene encoding dethiobiotin synthase yields the protein MSAGKLHFVIGTDTGVGKTLVSCALIEALRASGVNAVGMKPVASGASLDATGRLANEDADALAQASGLDQPTALTNPYLFEAPLAPHVAAQREGRSIERAVVLDALSALRAEADHVIVEGVGGFVVPLGDDWTTADLAVDIGAPLVLVVGLRLGCINHALLTAEAARARGLALAGWVANCQAEGMLEQEATISALKTRLNAPILGIIPRLSGADAKTASRLLDIQPLLASPG from the coding sequence ATGAGCGCGGGAAAGCTGCATTTCGTCATTGGCACCGACACCGGGGTCGGCAAGACGCTGGTGTCCTGCGCGCTGATCGAGGCGCTGCGAGCAAGCGGCGTGAACGCCGTCGGCATGAAGCCGGTGGCATCGGGCGCGTCGCTGGACGCCACCGGCCGCCTGGCGAACGAGGACGCCGACGCGTTGGCGCAGGCCAGCGGGCTCGACCAGCCGACGGCGCTGACCAATCCCTATCTTTTCGAGGCGCCGCTGGCTCCGCACGTCGCCGCGCAACGCGAGGGGCGGTCGATCGAGCGCGCTGTGGTGCTGGACGCCCTGTCTGCGCTGCGCGCGGAGGCGGACCACGTCATCGTCGAAGGCGTCGGTGGCTTTGTCGTGCCCTTGGGCGACGACTGGACGACCGCCGATCTGGCGGTCGATATCGGCGCGCCGCTTGTTCTGGTGGTCGGCCTGAGGCTGGGCTGCATCAACCACGCCCTACTGACGGCCGAGGCGGCGCGCGCGCGCGGGCTGGCGCTGGCCGGCTGGGTCGCGAACTGCCAGGCCGAGGGTATGCTGGAGCAGGAGGCGACGATTTCCGCGCTGAAAACTCGCCTCAACGCGCCAATTCTTGGCATAATCCCGCGGCTGTCCGGCGCCGATGCAAAAACCGCATCGCGTCTGCTGGACATCCAGCCGCTGCTGGCTTCTCCCGGATGA
- the bioA gene encoding adenosylmethionine--8-amino-7-oxononanoate transaminase: protein MSASDSLVSRSLAAVWHPCTQMQWHADQSLSLLAVSRAQGPWLYAPDGRRYLDGISSWWTNLFGHSHPRIVQALRDQLDTLDHVMLAGFTHEPVVALSEKLSALTGGRLGHAFYASDGASATEIALKMSLHYWRNSGRPEKNEFICFAGSYHGETVGALAVTDVPLFRDAYAPMVRAAHVLPSPASSAPLHALDALTVFLEAHHARIAALIIEPRVQCAGGFAMHDAGWLSAARALCDVYEVHLIADEIAVGCGRTGTFFASEQSLDADSEGWPDFICLSKGITGGTLPLSLVLSKPFVFEAFLDDTMARGFLHSHSYTGNPLACRAALATLELFEQTDVLARNRLWAQTFTEALRPLAAHPAARDFRQAGMIWALDVETSHSDFSRRFHREALARELLLRPIGNTLYFMPPYVLDEAQSALLAQGALAALDAALA, encoded by the coding sequence GTGTCCGCTTCAGATTCCCTCGTTTCCCGCAGTCTCGCCGCCGTCTGGCATCCGTGCACGCAGATGCAGTGGCATGCCGACCAGTCGCTGTCGCTGCTCGCCGTCAGCCGCGCGCAGGGGCCCTGGCTGTACGCGCCGGATGGCCGTCGCTACCTCGACGGCATCAGTTCGTGGTGGACCAATCTGTTCGGCCACAGCCACCCGCGCATCGTGCAGGCGCTGCGCGACCAGCTGGACACGCTGGACCACGTGATGCTCGCGGGCTTCACGCACGAACCGGTGGTGGCGCTGTCGGAAAAGCTGTCGGCCCTGACCGGCGGTCGCCTCGGCCACGCCTTCTACGCGTCGGACGGCGCGTCGGCGACCGAGATCGCGCTGAAGATGTCGCTACACTACTGGCGCAACAGCGGGCGGCCGGAGAAGAACGAGTTCATCTGCTTCGCCGGCAGCTACCACGGCGAAACGGTCGGTGCGCTGGCGGTGACCGACGTGCCGCTGTTCCGCGACGCCTACGCGCCCATGGTGCGTGCTGCCCACGTGCTGCCCAGTCCGGCGTCCAGCGCGCCGCTGCACGCGCTCGACGCGTTGACTGTATTCCTCGAAGCACACCACGCGCGGATTGCCGCGCTGATCATCGAACCACGGGTGCAGTGCGCCGGTGGCTTCGCGATGCATGACGCCGGCTGGCTCAGCGCGGCGCGCGCACTGTGCGACGTCTACGAAGTGCACCTGATCGCCGACGAGATCGCGGTCGGCTGCGGCCGCACCGGCACCTTCTTCGCAAGCGAGCAGTCGCTGGATGCTGACAGCGAGGGCTGGCCGGATTTCATCTGCCTGTCCAAAGGCATCACCGGCGGCACGCTGCCGCTGTCGCTGGTGCTGAGCAAGCCCTTCGTGTTTGAGGCCTTCCTCGACGACACGATGGCGCGCGGCTTTCTGCATTCGCACTCCTACACCGGCAATCCGCTCGCCTGCCGCGCCGCGCTGGCGACGCTGGAACTGTTCGAGCAGACCGATGTGCTCGCACGCAACCGGCTCTGGGCGCAGACCTTTACCGAGGCGCTGAGGCCGCTGGCCGCGCATCCGGCCGCACGCGATTTCCGCCAGGCCGGCATGATCTGGGCGCTCGACGTCGAGACGTCGCACAGCGATTTCAGCCGCCGTTTCCATCGCGAGGCACTGGCGCGCGAACTGCTGCTGCGGCCGATAGGCAACACGCTCTACTTCATGCCGCCCTACGTGCTCGATGAAGCGCAGAGCGCGTTGCTTGCGCAAGGGGCGCTGGCTGCGCTGGACGCCGCCCTCGCATGA